A stretch of Salvelinus namaycush isolate Seneca chromosome 42, SaNama_1.0, whole genome shotgun sequence DNA encodes these proteins:
- the LOC120034648 gene encoding AH receptor-interacting protein-like — MEELATKLLAEGIQKKVVSPGKGELSTFPDGTKVIFHYRSSLCDGTVLDDSRTMGGRSKPMELILGKKFKLAVWERVIATMREGEVADFTCDVKHTALYPLVSQSLRNISAGKDPLEGQRHCCGIAQIHSHHSLGHCDLDQLQANPQPLVFTLELMEVLTPGSFRLDIWAMTDEEKLEVVPQIHVEGNALYKKGDVKEAAEKYHNAIACLKNLQMKERPGDECWIKLDLMITPLMLNYCQCQLVQGQYYEVLDHCSSIISKYEDMKAYFKRAKAHAAVWNETEARADFAKVVELDPSLGPSVAKELRAMEERIRSKEKEEKGRYKSLFSYDSNATATTG, encoded by the exons ATGGAGGAACTGGCTACCAAGCTACTCGCAGAAGGCATTCAGAAGAAAGTGGTCAGTCCAGGCAAAGGAGAGCTGTCAACGTTTCCTGATGGGACCAAG GTGATATTCCACTACCGTTCCAGCCTGTGTGATGGCACGGTGCTGGATGACTCCAGGACCATGGGGGGCCGGAGCAAGCCCATGGAACTTATCTTGGGAAAGAAGTTCAAGCTGGCCGTGTGGGAGCGAGTCATTGCCACCATGAGGGAGGGAGAAGTGGCAGATTTCACATGTGACGTCAAG CACACAGCCCTGTACCCGCTGGTGTCCCAGTCCCTGAGGAACATCAGTGCAGGGAAGGACCCCCTGGAGGGCCAGAGACACTGCTGTGGCATTGCTCAGATCCACTCACACCACTCCCTGGGCCACTGTGACCTGGACCAGCTCCAGGCCAACCCTCAGCCCCTGGTCTTCACCCTGGAGCTCATGGAG GTTTTAACGCCCGGCTCGTTCAGACTGGACATCTGGGCGATGACGGACGAGGAGAAGCTGGAGGTGGTGCCTCAGATCCACGTGGAGGGTAACGCCCTCTACAAGAAGGGCGACGTGAAGGAAGCGGCCGAGAAGTACCACAATGCCATCGCCTGTCTAAAGAATCTGCAGATGAAG GAGCGTCCAGGCGACGAGTGCTGGATCAAGCTGGACCTCATGATCACGCCCCTGATGCTGAACTACTGCCAGTGTCAGCTGGTCCAGGGTCAGTACTACGAGGTGCTGGACCACTGCTCCTCCATCATCTCCAAATACGAGG ACATGAAGGCCTACTTCAAGCGGGCCAAGGCCCACGCGGCAGTGTGGAACGAGACGGAGGCGCGGGCCGATTTTGCCAAGGTGGTGGAGCTGGACCCGTCGCTGGGGCCCTCGGTGGCTAAAGAGCTGAGGGCCATGGAGGAGAGGATCCGCTccaaggagaaggaggagaagggcCGCTACAAGAGTCTGTTCAGCTACGACAGCAACGCCACCGCTACCACG GGCTGA
- the LOC120034649 gene encoding cyclin-dependent kinase 2-associated protein 2-like, whose amino-acid sequence MDGSGAPSYGEVRSDSTMSYKPIAPAPSGSNHTPPGSSVPSPSLPSNFRPAFSDFGPPSMGFVQPVKVSQGSTYSELLSVIEEMSREIRPTYAGSKSAMERLKRGIIHARALVRECLAETERSART is encoded by the exons ATGGATGGAAGCGGTGCGCCGTCGTACGGGGAGGTCCGTAGTGACAGCACGATGAGCTACAAACCCATCGCCCCTGCCCCGTCCGGCTCCAACCACACCCCGCCAG GCTCCAGTGTGCCCTCCCCCTCACTCCCTTCCAACTTCAGACCAGCGTTCAGTGATTTCGGCCCGCCGTCGATGGGCTTCGTTCAG ccagtgaAAGTGTCTCAGGGCTCAACCTACAGCGAGCTGCTGTCAGTTATCGAGGAGATGAGTCGCGAGATCCGCCCCACCTACGCCGGGAGCAAGAGCGCCATGGAGAGGCTAAAGAGAG GTATCATTCACGCGAGGGCGCTGGTCAGGGAGTGTCTGGCGGAGACAGAGAGGAGCGCTCGCACATAA